Proteins from one Legionella taurinensis genomic window:
- a CDS encoding BON domain-containing protein has protein sequence MKKQGCFILIGLALTQLLGCVSNLWTGASLVYDRHTVYKKLDDYNLAAVAHHELFDDKVFKQPGCYLDLAVFNNDLLLAGHVPTEGLRDLAANRLQKLGGYREFFNQVAVRKDKNNALHDSWITTMIRTQILADAEINPKEFKIITADGIVYLMGDVIPEQAERVIAISRQTRGVVRVVKLLNYYNLSEIPKPGKH, from the coding sequence ATGAAAAAACAGGGATGTTTCATTCTGATCGGTCTGGCATTGACGCAATTATTGGGCTGTGTAAGCAACCTGTGGACAGGTGCATCCCTGGTGTATGACCGTCACACTGTGTATAAAAAATTGGATGATTACAATCTTGCCGCCGTCGCCCATCATGAACTGTTTGACGACAAGGTCTTCAAGCAGCCGGGTTGTTATCTGGATTTGGCTGTATTTAACAACGACCTGTTGCTGGCGGGGCATGTTCCTACAGAGGGTTTACGGGATTTGGCGGCCAATCGGTTGCAAAAACTTGGCGGCTATCGTGAATTCTTCAATCAGGTTGCAGTAAGAAAAGACAAAAACAATGCGCTGCACGATTCCTGGATTACCACCATGATCCGCACCCAGATTTTAGCTGACGCTGAAATTAATCCCAAAGAATTTAAAATCATCACCGCCGATGGCATCGTTTACCTCATGGGGGATGTCATTCCTGAACAGGCCGAACGAGTTATTGCTATTTCACGTCAGACCCGAGGGGTCGTTCGCGTGGTAAAACTTCTGAATTACTATAATTTGAGTGAAATCCCTAAGCCGGGTAAGCATTAA
- a CDS encoding BON domain-containing protein has product MKLRTVLFLIVSALLTGCVAAVVAGAAAGMVVYDKRSVVTLESDARIFHLVHTAIVTDPKFRGSRILVSSFNRVVLLVGQTPTASLRVMAEKIAQKTPNVRRVYDEVTIEHPLSMTQRTKDTWITGQVRSKMLTKKGLESGSIRVVTENSVVYLMGIVTQEQGNLAVDVARQINGVGKVVKVFQYIN; this is encoded by the coding sequence ATGAAGTTGCGAACGGTTTTGTTTTTAATTGTCAGTGCGTTATTAACCGGTTGTGTTGCCGCGGTGGTTGCCGGCGCCGCAGCAGGAATGGTGGTTTATGACAAACGCAGCGTGGTCACGCTGGAAAGTGATGCCCGGATTTTCCATCTGGTTCACACGGCCATTGTGACTGATCCGAAATTTCGGGGCTCGCGCATTCTGGTGAGCAGTTTTAACCGGGTTGTGCTGCTTGTTGGACAAACACCCACGGCCTCTTTGCGGGTGATGGCAGAAAAAATCGCCCAGAAAACACCCAATGTCCGTCGCGTTTATGATGAAGTCACCATCGAGCACCCCTTATCCATGACGCAACGGACCAAAGACACCTGGATTACTGGTCAGGTACGAAGCAAAATGTTAACCAAAAAGGGGTTGGAATCCGGTTCAATTCGTGTGGTTACTGAAAATTCGGTTGTCTATCTCATGGGTATTGTAACGCAGGAGCAAGGCAACCTCGCCGTGGATGTCGCCCGCCAGATTAATGGTGTCGGGAAAGTGGTTAAAGTATTCCAATACATTAATTAA
- the atpB gene encoding F0F1 ATP synthase subunit A, with the protein MVSSTDYIKHHLTYLTYDLKSMEFGTHGGFWTLNLDTLFFSIILGSFVLILFYMGARRVTTGVPGKLQNFAEMLLEFADSQVKDCFHGRNKLIGPLALTIFAWVFLMNFMDIVPVDVLPLVAKSMGIHYLKVVPTNDLNLTFSLSLTVFLLILFYSIKIKGIKGFTKELTLQPFNHPGFIPFNLLLELVGLIAKPISLALRLFGNLYAGELIFILIALLTLNATSTSLAGTATLSVAQFLLALAWSIFHILVITLQAFIFMVLTIVYLSLAHEEH; encoded by the coding sequence ATGGTATCAAGCACAGACTATATTAAACATCATTTGACATACCTGACTTACGACCTGAAATCAATGGAATTTGGTACGCATGGTGGCTTCTGGACTTTAAACCTTGATACCCTTTTCTTTTCCATCATTCTGGGCTCCTTTGTATTGATCTTGTTTTACATGGGTGCGCGCCGTGTGACAACGGGTGTTCCGGGCAAGCTGCAGAATTTCGCAGAAATGCTGCTTGAGTTTGCCGACAGTCAGGTTAAGGACTGTTTTCATGGCCGTAACAAACTGATAGGGCCTCTGGCATTAACGATTTTCGCCTGGGTCTTTTTAATGAACTTCATGGACATTGTTCCCGTCGACGTATTACCACTCGTCGCTAAATCAATGGGGATTCATTACCTGAAAGTGGTACCCACCAATGACTTAAACCTGACATTCAGCCTTTCGTTGACTGTCTTTTTGCTCATTTTGTTCTATAGCATCAAAATTAAAGGGATAAAAGGGTTCACTAAAGAGCTGACCCTGCAGCCGTTTAATCACCCCGGTTTTATTCCGTTTAACCTGTTGCTTGAGTTGGTTGGTCTTATTGCCAAGCCGATTTCTCTGGCACTGCGTTTGTTTGGAAACCTCTATGCTGGCGAACTGATCTTCATTCTGATTGCCCTGTTGACCTTGAACGCCACAAGCACGTCGCTTGCCGGTACAGCCACTCTGAGCGTGGCACAATTCCTTCTGGCTCTGGCCTGGTCCATTTTTCACATCTTAGTGATTACCCTGCAAGCGTTTATTTTCATGGTTCTGACCATTGTGTACCTGAGTCTGGCTCATGAAGAACATTAA
- a CDS encoding penicillin-binding protein activator, protein MVANSLIKKLMLMMISAIILAGCTKVAENRPQSTRQQPTPYTMPSTAYLAMAKNQGGDERQNMLIMAAGRAMYDGQWRQALSILSETDNLSPVQASEKNILLAKADMLRDQPRGAITKLSSVRNSASLPAFYQAQYHEILATAYESIGNSSYAVPERIKLEHLLPDEASRTNNRRILWLTLTRLPTAELNTLAVEAEDGSELQGWMTLALIPRQQQTKQSILTQVEAWQDHFPGHPARHLLPTPLDAVKPYLHRKPHNMALLLPVTGPLAGPGGAIRDGFMAAYTSNDPDREVSVRLYDTAAQDVTVLYQQAVDDGADYIVGPLAKADVAKVAKLNHPVPTLFLNDIDVGSSNNAYRFGLSPTNEARQVAAKASKQGLKRALVIAPAGVWGDDIVAAFNDQWRASGGVIVERLAFDDHTNLTAAVRDFLHVSERQARQKQFRPGTEPEGQQLPKRRQDFDMIFLLAYPSKARQIMPLLKYYFAGDVPVYATSSVYGGSTNTMRDRDLDGIIFCDMPWVFNHQLANKNWPEQLNSYNRLYALGMDSYALATQLNQLILFPALGIDDKSGVLYLNRAQQVARVLAWGKFKGGVAELTSQTI, encoded by the coding sequence ATGGTAGCGAATTCACTCATTAAAAAACTCATGCTGATGATGATTTCAGCCATTATACTGGCTGGCTGTACAAAAGTTGCAGAAAATCGTCCTCAATCCACTCGGCAACAACCCACACCCTACACCATGCCTTCAACGGCTTACTTGGCCATGGCAAAAAACCAGGGGGGGGATGAGCGGCAAAACATGCTGATCATGGCAGCCGGTCGTGCCATGTATGATGGCCAATGGCGGCAGGCGTTGTCTATCCTGTCTGAAACGGACAATTTATCCCCCGTGCAGGCCAGTGAAAAAAATATTCTTTTAGCCAAAGCCGATATGTTGCGTGATCAACCGCGTGGAGCGATCACCAAGTTGTCATCGGTGCGTAATAGTGCCAGTCTGCCGGCTTTCTATCAAGCGCAATACCACGAAATTCTGGCCACGGCCTACGAGTCGATAGGGAACTCATCCTATGCTGTCCCCGAGCGGATAAAACTGGAGCATTTGCTTCCCGACGAAGCTTCCCGCACCAACAATCGCCGGATTCTCTGGTTGACGCTGACCCGTTTACCGACAGCGGAACTCAATACCCTGGCTGTTGAGGCGGAGGACGGCTCTGAATTGCAGGGCTGGATGACACTTGCCCTGATTCCAAGACAGCAGCAAACGAAGCAATCCATCCTGACGCAGGTAGAAGCCTGGCAGGATCATTTCCCAGGGCATCCAGCACGCCATTTATTACCCACTCCCCTGGATGCGGTTAAACCGTATTTGCACCGGAAACCGCATAACATGGCCCTGCTGTTGCCAGTCACCGGGCCGTTGGCCGGCCCGGGCGGCGCCATACGTGATGGATTTATGGCTGCTTATACCAGCAATGATCCGGACAGGGAGGTGAGTGTCAGACTGTATGATACCGCCGCTCAGGATGTTACGGTACTTTATCAACAAGCCGTTGATGACGGCGCCGATTACATTGTTGGTCCTCTGGCCAAGGCGGATGTGGCCAAAGTCGCCAAATTGAATCATCCGGTGCCTACTCTGTTTTTGAATGATATCGATGTTGGTTCAAGCAATAATGCCTATCGCTTTGGTTTATCGCCCACCAACGAAGCACGTCAGGTGGCTGCCAAAGCCAGTAAGCAGGGTTTAAAGCGCGCACTGGTCATTGCGCCGGCAGGCGTCTGGGGTGACGACATTGTCGCGGCATTTAATGATCAATGGCGTGCAAGCGGCGGTGTCATCGTCGAACGCTTGGCTTTTGATGATCACACCAACCTCACGGCAGCCGTGCGTGATTTTCTGCACGTGTCCGAGCGCCAGGCGCGGCAAAAACAATTCCGACCCGGTACTGAGCCTGAGGGGCAGCAGCTGCCGAAACGACGTCAGGATTTCGATATGATTTTCCTGCTGGCCTACCCTTCCAAAGCGCGCCAAATCATGCCCCTGCTGAAATATTATTTCGCTGGCGATGTGCCTGTCTATGCCACCTCGTCTGTTTATGGCGGCAGTACCAATACCATGCGCGACCGGGATCTGGATGGTATCATTTTCTGTGATATGCCCTGGGTTTTTAACCACCAGCTGGCGAATAAAAACTGGCCTGAGCAATTAAACAGTTATAACCGACTTTATGCCCTGGGCATGGACAGTTACGCCCTGGCGACCCAGTTAAACCAATTAATCCTTTTCCCTGCGTTGGGCATTGATGACAAGAGTGGTGTTTTATATTTAAACCGCGCTCAGCAGGTCGCCAGAGTATTGGCCTGGGGTAAATTCAAGGGCGGCGTGGCCGAACTCACCAGCCAGACCATCTGA
- a CDS encoding YraN family protein: MSKGIGDKAELLACNYLKQQGLTLLFSNYRCRFGEIDLIMRDGNYLVFVEVRARKSSAFGGALASITASKQKRLIQTALHYQLTQNQQNQHPLRFDVVCLQGTSCQLEWIKNAFGLDY; the protein is encoded by the coding sequence ATGTCAAAAGGAATTGGGGATAAGGCGGAGTTATTGGCCTGCAACTACCTTAAGCAGCAGGGCCTGACGCTGTTGTTCAGTAATTACCGTTGCCGCTTTGGCGAAATAGATCTCATTATGCGTGATGGGAACTATTTGGTGTTCGTGGAGGTCCGGGCTCGCAAATCCAGCGCGTTTGGCGGGGCATTGGCCAGCATCACCGCAAGTAAGCAAAAGCGGCTTATCCAAACCGCTCTGCATTACCAGTTGACGCAAAATCAACAAAATCAGCACCCATTACGCTTTGACGTGGTCTGCCTGCAGGGCACGTCATGTCAGCTTGAGTGGATAAAAAACGCGTTTGGGTTGGATTATTAA
- the atpG gene encoding F0F1 ATP synthase subunit gamma: MAGAKEVRTKIASINNTKKITKAMEMVAASKMRKTQDRMRASKPYASKIYDVVKHIARANSEYRHPFMTGREIKRVGIIVVTTDRGLCGGLNANLLRETVRHMRQWQQEGKDIDVSVVGRKGQAFFKRFGGKVIASVDQLGDKPSVSDLIGVVKVMLDAFYRGEIDALHIIYNEFVNTMTQKPMLKQLLPLPVSDEDTQRLGHHWDYIYEPDAKELLDGLLERYIELQAYQAVVENIACEQAAKMIAMKSATDNAGELIKQLRLIYNKARQAAITQELAEIVGGADAL, encoded by the coding sequence ATGGCTGGTGCAAAAGAAGTCCGTACTAAAATTGCAAGTATTAACAATACGAAAAAAATCACCAAGGCTATGGAAATGGTTGCCGCGAGTAAAATGCGTAAAACGCAGGATAGAATGCGCGCATCCAAACCGTATGCCTCAAAAATTTATGATGTGGTCAAGCACATTGCCCGAGCGAATTCCGAATACCGTCATCCCTTTATGACGGGTCGTGAAATTAAGCGTGTAGGCATCATTGTGGTGACAACCGATCGTGGCTTATGCGGTGGTTTAAATGCAAATTTGCTGCGAGAAACTGTACGTCATATGCGGCAATGGCAGCAGGAAGGCAAAGACATCGATGTCAGTGTGGTAGGCCGCAAGGGTCAGGCTTTTTTCAAGCGTTTTGGCGGTAAAGTCATTGCTTCCGTGGATCAATTGGGTGATAAACCCAGCGTGAGTGATTTAATTGGTGTAGTCAAGGTCATGCTTGACGCATTCTACCGTGGTGAAATTGATGCTCTGCACATCATTTACAATGAATTTGTAAACACCATGACCCAAAAGCCGATGCTGAAACAGTTGCTGCCTCTTCCAGTGTCTGACGAAGACACTCAGCGCCTGGGACATCATTGGGATTATATCTACGAACCGGACGCCAAGGAATTGCTCGATGGTTTATTAGAACGCTACATCGAATTACAGGCTTATCAAGCGGTTGTAGAAAACATCGCCTGCGAGCAGGCTGCCAAAATGATTGCAATGAAAAGTGCAACGGATAATGCCGGTGAATTGATCAAACAGCTTCGCTTGATTTATAACAAAGCCCGACAGGCGGCCATTACTCAGGAATTGGCTGAAATTGTCGGTGGCGCTGACGCTTTATAA
- a CDS encoding F0F1 ATP synthase subunit B — MDINLTLIIQMLVFAAFVWFTMKFVWPPLAKALEERQDKIADGLSAAERGRKELELAQHRVRDELKHAKAQANEIIEKANRRANQMIEEAKESAKLEAQKQAKLAHDQLLQEVNHAKEGLRKQVAQLAIAGAEKILMKEIDEQANSKLLDKLIEEI, encoded by the coding sequence TTGGATATTAATTTAACACTGATTATTCAAATGCTCGTGTTTGCAGCATTTGTCTGGTTCACCATGAAATTCGTATGGCCGCCATTGGCCAAAGCGTTAGAAGAGCGTCAGGATAAAATTGCTGATGGGCTTTCTGCCGCTGAACGTGGTCGTAAGGAATTGGAGTTGGCTCAGCATCGTGTCCGCGATGAATTAAAGCATGCCAAGGCGCAGGCGAACGAGATCATCGAAAAGGCCAATCGTCGTGCCAATCAAATGATTGAAGAAGCCAAAGAGTCGGCCAAACTGGAGGCGCAAAAACAAGCCAAGCTGGCGCACGATCAACTTCTGCAGGAAGTGAATCATGCGAAAGAAGGGTTGAGAAAACAAGTCGCTCAGCTGGCGATTGCAGGTGCCGAAAAAATTCTGATGAAGGAAATCGACGAGCAGGCAAACAGTAAATTGCTGGATAAACTGATAGAAGAGATTTGA
- the atpE gene encoding F0F1 ATP synthase subunit C — MQAANLIAQVQGMTVIAVALLIGLGALGTAIGFGLLGGKFLEGSARQPEMVPMLQVKMFIVAGLLDAVTMIGVGIALFFTFANPFLSNLGS; from the coding sequence ATGCAAGCTGCAAATTTAATCGCACAAGTTCAAGGTATGACTGTGATTGCTGTCGCACTGTTGATTGGGCTCGGCGCTCTTGGAACCGCTATTGGATTCGGTCTGTTAGGCGGCAAATTTCTGGAAGGTTCTGCACGTCAACCTGAAATGGTGCCCATGCTGCAGGTTAAAATGTTCATTGTCGCCGGTCTGCTTGATGCTGTGACCATGATTGGTGTTGGTATTGCTCTGTTTTTCACCTTTGCTAACCCTTTCTTAAGCAACCTCGGTTCTTGA
- the rsmI gene encoding 16S rRNA (cytidine(1402)-2'-O)-methyltransferase, with amino-acid sequence MDKSSASSKGCLYIVATPIGNLDDISPRAINTLKQVDTVLAEDTRHSGKLLHALGIDKPLVSHHAHNEGRHSENLIAALLNGKSFALISDAGTPLISDPGFELVRQARAQGIEVVPIPGPCAVIAALSAAGVPCDTFTFLGFLPAKQQARREQLKTISRSLHTTVIYESTHRIHDCIDDIEEVFGPDYAFVLAKELTKAFEQFIHTNAAAVKHWLMEDKARSKGEFVLIFPAQPKKDETGREEELLQILLNELPLKQAVKLAAELSGTPKNELYKLALKLQKSP; translated from the coding sequence ATGGATAAAAGTTCAGCAAGCTCTAAAGGCTGCCTTTATATCGTCGCCACCCCAATCGGCAACCTCGATGACATCAGCCCTCGAGCCATCAATACCCTGAAACAAGTGGACACCGTATTGGCTGAGGATACCCGCCACTCCGGAAAACTGCTTCATGCACTGGGGATTGATAAACCCCTGGTATCGCATCACGCCCATAACGAAGGCCGCCACAGTGAAAACCTGATTGCCGCCCTGCTTAACGGCAAATCGTTCGCGCTTATCAGTGATGCGGGGACGCCTTTAATCAGTGATCCCGGCTTTGAACTGGTGCGTCAGGCTCGAGCGCAGGGCATTGAGGTGGTTCCCATCCCCGGTCCCTGCGCGGTCATTGCCGCCCTGTCTGCCGCCGGCGTTCCCTGTGACACCTTTACTTTTTTGGGGTTTCTGCCGGCTAAACAGCAGGCGCGGCGTGAACAACTTAAAACCATTAGCCGCAGCCTGCACACCACCGTTATTTATGAATCCACTCATCGTATTCATGACTGCATTGACGACATTGAGGAGGTATTCGGCCCTGATTATGCCTTTGTGCTGGCTAAAGAATTAACGAAAGCCTTTGAGCAGTTCATTCATACCAATGCGGCGGCCGTCAAACACTGGCTTATGGAGGATAAAGCGCGAAGCAAGGGGGAGTTTGTGTTAATTTTTCCAGCACAACCGAAAAAAGACGAAACGGGCAGAGAGGAAGAACTACTGCAGATTTTGTTGAACGAGCTGCCGTTGAAGCAAGCGGTTAAGCTCGCCGCTGAACTTAGCGGCACGCCTAAAAACGAATTATATAAATTGGCTCTGAAGCTGCAAAAATCCCCTTAG
- a CDS encoding SIS domain-containing protein: protein MSTQMEDRVRQLFGMSIEAKIAAADVLSAPIAKAGLRLVNCLLNDGKILLCGNGGSAANCLHFAAAMLNHFDVERPPLPVIALTADVASMTSIAGDSHYDHVFARQIQALGQEGDVLMVLSTSGNTDSILHAVNAANDRGMDTIALSGRDGGVLANHLGPEDIELRVIADTEARIRETHLFILHCFCDLIDQSLFGQMLG from the coding sequence ATGTCAACACAAATGGAAGATCGGGTCAGGCAATTGTTCGGAATGAGTATTGAGGCAAAGATCGCTGCAGCCGATGTGTTGTCTGCTCCCATCGCCAAAGCAGGGCTTCGTTTAGTCAATTGTTTGTTAAATGACGGCAAAATTCTCTTATGTGGTAATGGCGGCTCTGCCGCCAACTGCCTGCATTTTGCCGCCGCGATGCTTAACCATTTTGATGTTGAACGCCCGCCCCTGCCGGTGATTGCCTTAACCGCGGATGTCGCCTCCATGACCTCCATTGCCGGCGACAGCCATTATGATCATGTGTTTGCCCGTCAGATTCAGGCCTTGGGTCAGGAAGGGGATGTGCTGATGGTCTTATCGACTTCGGGCAATACCGACAGTATTCTTCATGCGGTTAATGCCGCAAATGACCGCGGCATGGATACCATTGCGCTAAGCGGTCGGGACGGTGGTGTTTTAGCCAACCATTTAGGCCCCGAAGACATTGAATTGCGAGTAATAGCCGATACGGAGGCACGCATCAGAGAAACCCATTTATTTATACTGCATTGTTTTTGCGATTTAATTGATCAATCATTATTTGGCCAAATGTTGGGGTAA
- a CDS encoding F0F1 ATP synthase subunit delta: MSETITIARPYAKAIFEHALHKGKLTEWSTILFAASQIALNDQVISFISNPAATIEQQISLMADPLKKMADTGEVSALDNFVRTLAENKRLQILPDIYVLFEAMRSEQEKTLTISVTSYSTLSNTQEKELIDALSKRLQRQVTLKVAIDKSLLGGAIIKAGDLVIDGSVRGKLNKLGAGLAA; encoded by the coding sequence ATGTCCGAGACGATTACCATTGCCAGACCTTACGCAAAAGCAATTTTTGAGCATGCTCTGCATAAAGGGAAATTGACTGAATGGTCAACGATTCTCTTTGCCGCCTCCCAAATTGCCTTAAATGACCAGGTAATTAGTTTTATTAGTAACCCTGCTGCCACCATTGAGCAGCAGATATCCCTGATGGCTGACCCTCTGAAAAAAATGGCAGACACCGGGGAAGTCTCAGCCCTGGATAATTTTGTCCGCACGCTTGCTGAAAACAAGCGTTTACAGATTTTACCTGATATCTACGTCTTGTTTGAAGCCATGCGCTCAGAGCAGGAAAAGACATTAACCATCAGTGTCACGAGCTATTCCACCCTTTCCAACACACAGGAAAAAGAACTCATCGATGCCTTAAGCAAGCGCCTGCAACGCCAGGTGACACTCAAGGTAGCCATTGATAAATCCTTACTGGGCGGTGCGATCATAAAGGCCGGTGATTTAGTTATTGATGGTTCAGTCCGTGGAAAATTAAATAAACTCGGTGCAGGTTTGGCCGCGTAA
- a CDS encoding ATP synthase subunit I yields MKNQQATSVVRSLLITQLLSTAGMALVLFLFYGQHEAISALLGGLVAVLPSFFFARTLFKHQGARAAKKIINRFYAGEALKILISIGLFILVFTFYKVKPLAFFLTYIVVVLNFWFTPLFLANKQNRPKSD; encoded by the coding sequence GTGAAAAACCAGCAGGCGACAAGCGTTGTAAGGTCCTTACTTATTACACAACTTTTAAGCACAGCGGGTATGGCACTGGTCCTATTCCTGTTTTATGGTCAACACGAAGCGATATCCGCCTTGTTGGGGGGCTTAGTCGCTGTGTTACCATCGTTTTTTTTTGCTAGGACATTGTTCAAGCATCAGGGAGCCAGGGCAGCAAAAAAAATTATTAACCGTTTTTATGCTGGCGAGGCCTTAAAAATCCTGATATCCATTGGGCTGTTTATCCTGGTATTTACTTTTTACAAAGTAAAGCCGCTGGCATTTTTTTTAACGTACATTGTGGTGGTATTGAATTTCTGGTTCACGCCACTGTTTTTAGCAAATAAACAAAATAGGCCAAAAAGTGACTGA
- the atpA gene encoding F0F1 ATP synthase subunit alpha produces MTEHVALNPAEISDLIRKKIDQFNVVSEARNEGTIVNLKDGIVRMHGLADVMQGEMIEFPGERYGLALNLERDSVGAVILGDYAGLSEGQKGKCTGRILEVPVGRGLLGRVVDALGNPLDGKGPIDAEKMSPIEKVAPGVISRQSVDQPVQTGLKAIDAMIPVGRGQRELIIGDRQTGKTAIAIDAIINQKGTGIKCIYVAIGQKASSVAAIVRKLEEHGALEHTIVVVAGASDSAALQFIAPYTGCAMGEYFMENGEDALIVYDDLTKQAWAYRQISLLLRRPPGREAYPGDIFYLHSRLLERAARINANEVEKLTDGRVKGKTGSLTALPIIETQAGDVSAFVPTNVISITDGQIFLDVDLFNSGVRPAINSGLSVSRVGGAAQTKIMKKLGGGTRLALAQFRELEAFSQFASDLDDATRKQLERGQRITELMKQKQYSPMSVAEMGLSLFTIEKGYLDDVPVAEVRAFEAALQGYMQSSHASLLHKINETGAYDADIEAQLKAAVEEFKNTGSW; encoded by the coding sequence ATGACAGAACATGTTGCATTAAACCCCGCTGAGATCAGCGATTTAATCAGAAAGAAAATAGACCAGTTTAACGTGGTTTCTGAAGCCAGAAACGAGGGAACCATTGTCAACCTGAAAGATGGTATTGTTCGCATGCACGGACTGGCCGATGTTATGCAGGGTGAAATGATTGAGTTCCCCGGCGAACGCTATGGTCTGGCCCTTAACCTCGAGCGTGACTCGGTTGGTGCCGTAATTCTTGGTGATTATGCCGGTTTATCAGAAGGCCAAAAAGGCAAATGTACCGGCCGTATTCTTGAAGTTCCTGTCGGTCGAGGTCTGCTTGGCCGCGTCGTCGATGCTTTAGGTAATCCTCTGGATGGCAAAGGCCCAATTGATGCTGAAAAAATGTCACCGATTGAAAAAGTGGCTCCAGGCGTTATTTCCCGTCAGTCCGTGGATCAACCCGTGCAAACCGGTCTTAAAGCGATCGATGCCATGATTCCCGTCGGCCGTGGCCAGCGTGAATTGATCATCGGTGACCGCCAAACCGGTAAAACCGCCATTGCAATTGATGCCATCATCAATCAAAAGGGTACTGGCATTAAATGTATCTATGTCGCAATTGGTCAAAAAGCTTCTTCTGTTGCTGCCATCGTCCGTAAATTGGAAGAACACGGCGCATTGGAGCATACCATTGTTGTCGTTGCCGGCGCGTCTGATTCGGCTGCCCTACAGTTTATTGCACCTTACACCGGCTGCGCCATGGGTGAATACTTCATGGAAAACGGTGAAGATGCTCTCATCGTTTATGATGACTTAACCAAACAGGCCTGGGCTTATCGTCAAATTTCCCTGTTGTTACGTCGTCCACCCGGTCGTGAAGCTTACCCCGGTGATATTTTCTATCTCCACTCCCGTTTGCTTGAGCGGGCTGCACGTATTAATGCCAATGAAGTTGAGAAATTAACCGATGGCCGCGTGAAAGGTAAAACAGGATCCCTGACCGCATTGCCCATTATTGAAACGCAGGCCGGGGACGTGTCCGCCTTCGTTCCTACCAACGTGATCTCGATTACCGACGGTCAGATTTTCCTTGATGTTGATCTCTTTAACTCCGGTGTTCGTCCCGCAATTAACTCCGGTCTTTCTGTTTCGCGGGTTGGTGGTGCAGCTCAAACCAAGATTATGAAAAAACTCGGTGGCGGTACCCGTCTGGCGCTCGCGCAATTCCGTGAACTGGAAGCCTTCTCGCAATTCGCTTCTGATTTGGATGACGCAACACGCAAACAATTGGAGCGTGGCCAGCGCATTACCGAGTTAATGAAGCAGAAGCAATATTCTCCCATGTCTGTCGCAGAGATGGGTCTGTCGCTGTTTACTATTGAGAAAGGGTACCTCGATGATGTGCCAGTGGCTGAAGTGAGAGCATTTGAAGCGGCGCTGCAGGGCTACATGCAATCCTCTCATGCAAGTCTTCTGCATAAGATCAATGAGACTGGTGCTTATGACGCTGACATTGAAGCGCAATTAAAGGCAGCAGTTGAGGAATTTAAAAACACTGGAAGTTGGTAA